The Gemmata palustris genome includes a region encoding these proteins:
- the rpsR gene encoding 30S ribosomal protein S18, whose amino-acid sequence MNRKKLGRSRKGRCRFCTKDGCPRPAFVDYKDVSNLKKMLTSQGKLSSRKRTGLCATFQREVGTAVKRARFMGLLPYVGE is encoded by the coding sequence ATGAATCGGAAGAAGCTGGGTAGGTCGCGCAAGGGGCGGTGCCGGTTCTGCACTAAAGACGGGTGCCCGCGCCCCGCGTTCGTCGATTACAAGGACGTGAGCAACCTCAAGAAGATGTTGACCAGCCAGGGCAAACTGTCCAGCCGGAAACGAACCGGGCTGTGCGCCACGTTCCAGCGCGAGGTCGGCACCGCGGTGAAGCGGGCGCGGTTCATGGGCCTGCTGCCCTACGTCGGGGAATAG
- a CDS encoding O-linked N-acetylglucosamine transferase, SPINDLY family protein: MATPDELFQRAVAAHQSGALDEAEQGYRQLLEAIPGHPACLTNLGSILAHRGETDEAERFYLESIASDPNQLNTLFNLGNLYRRTGRSARAVPLYEDALRLSPNAPLVLVNLGLAVSDGGDWPRAVECFARAVTVTPDVADGLNLLGDALARCGRRDEAIAAFREVVSRFSDSPRGYCNLGLHLAAAGQTDEAIETLERAVALRTDYPEAHNALGVAYEAAGRTDDAQVAYRMAVHLRPDFVDAWANLGTSLGDQGRTTEAVEALRRALELAPNPIAQSSLLSNLLFSSTLTPEQLRDEHVTWATAFADPLAPAERPRKRDPNAPGRVRVGYVFGEFRSRAAFAFLETLLTHHDRKQFHITAYPNSGRQGEDYDRLRRLADSWKPIAGLPDDRAANLIRSDEIDILVDLNGHAPGNRLLVFARGPAPTQIGLFSYPATTGMRALDFRVTDGQIDPPGAESLYTEKLLRLPDLSWLYVPPENAPAPNPLPASRRAFTFGCLNHPGKLSDACVGAWAEILKAVPKSRLVLLAGQSVSSSEEIAARFTQRGIVSDRLELVYRLSGSDYFEAYQPLDVTLDPFPYGGAVTTCDSLWMGVPVLTVAGHDARGRQGMSLLNALGLPEFIADTPEQLVTLAATWADQRDALADLRSSLRDMVAHSPLTDAATYVKHLEAAYRSA, translated from the coding sequence GTGGCCACCCCGGACGAATTGTTCCAGCGCGCCGTCGCCGCACACCAGAGCGGTGCCCTTGACGAAGCCGAGCAGGGGTACCGACAGCTCCTCGAAGCGATCCCGGGGCACCCCGCGTGCCTGACCAACCTCGGCTCGATTCTCGCCCACCGCGGCGAGACCGACGAGGCCGAGCGCTTCTACCTCGAATCGATCGCGTCCGACCCCAATCAGCTCAACACGCTCTTCAACCTCGGGAACCTGTACCGCCGCACGGGGCGCTCCGCGCGGGCGGTGCCGCTGTACGAAGACGCCCTGCGATTATCGCCCAACGCCCCCCTGGTGCTCGTGAACCTGGGGCTCGCGGTGAGCGACGGCGGCGACTGGCCGCGCGCGGTGGAGTGCTTCGCGCGCGCGGTCACCGTGACCCCCGACGTGGCCGACGGGCTGAACCTGCTCGGCGACGCGCTCGCCCGGTGCGGGCGCCGCGACGAGGCCATCGCCGCGTTCCGCGAGGTGGTTTCGCGGTTCTCGGATTCGCCGCGGGGCTACTGCAACTTGGGGCTCCACCTCGCCGCGGCCGGTCAAACAGACGAGGCGATTGAAACACTGGAACGCGCGGTTGCGCTCCGCACGGACTACCCCGAAGCGCACAACGCCCTGGGCGTGGCCTACGAAGCCGCCGGCCGCACGGACGACGCGCAGGTCGCGTACCGGATGGCGGTTCACCTCCGGCCCGACTTCGTTGATGCGTGGGCGAACCTGGGCACGAGCCTCGGCGACCAGGGCCGCACCACGGAAGCGGTCGAGGCGCTGCGCCGGGCGCTCGAGTTAGCTCCGAACCCGATCGCACAAAGCTCGCTCCTCAGTAACCTGCTGTTCTCCTCGACGCTCACACCGGAACAGTTGCGCGACGAGCACGTGACCTGGGCCACCGCGTTCGCGGACCCACTGGCTCCCGCGGAGCGCCCGCGCAAGCGCGACCCGAACGCTCCCGGGCGGGTCCGCGTGGGGTACGTGTTCGGCGAGTTCCGGTCGCGAGCGGCGTTCGCGTTTCTGGAAACGCTGCTCACGCACCACGATCGCAAACAGTTCCACATTACCGCGTACCCGAACTCGGGTCGGCAGGGCGAGGACTACGACCGCCTGCGCCGGCTCGCGGATTCGTGGAAGCCGATCGCCGGCCTCCCGGACGACCGCGCCGCGAACCTCATCCGCTCGGATGAAATCGACATCCTTGTGGATCTGAACGGGCACGCGCCGGGGAACCGGCTGCTCGTGTTCGCGCGCGGCCCCGCGCCGACCCAAATCGGCCTCTTCAGCTACCCCGCGACGACCGGGATGCGGGCGCTGGATTTTCGCGTCACAGACGGGCAGATCGACCCGCCGGGTGCGGAATCGCTGTACACCGAGAAGCTCCTGCGCCTGCCCGACCTCAGTTGGCTGTACGTCCCGCCGGAAAACGCCCCGGCACCGAACCCACTGCCCGCGAGCCGGCGCGCGTTCACGTTCGGGTGCCTGAACCACCCCGGCAAACTGTCCGATGCGTGCGTGGGTGCGTGGGCCGAGATCCTGAAGGCCGTGCCGAAGTCGCGGTTGGTGCTACTCGCGGGGCAGTCGGTGAGTTCGTCGGAAGAGATCGCGGCGCGCTTCACACAACGCGGGATCGTCTCCGATCGGCTGGAACTCGTGTACCGGCTCTCGGGCAGCGACTATTTCGAGGCGTACCAGCCGCTCGACGTGACGCTCGACCCGTTCCCGTATGGCGGTGCAGTGACGACGTGTGATTCGCTGTGGATGGGCGTCCCGGTACTGACGGTAGCGGGCCACGACGCGCGCGGGCGCCAGGGCATGAGTCTGCTGAACGCACTGGGGTTGCCCGAATTTATCGCCGACACCCCCGAACAACTCGTGACGCTGGCCGCAACATGGGCCGACCAGCGCGACGCACTCGCCGACCTG
- a CDS encoding helix-turn-helix domain-containing protein, whose translation MGLSKNIAYRLQTLRAAAGLSQQEVADRADLSLSLVTKMEQGRKADPRASTILALSGALGVRPGQLIEDLTEPPEGTFPPKKGKKGKKKKKLLASLVGAGVGASVPHDSDGGEAHAPETDSAGPGDAAKPVGKKKKKK comes from the coding sequence ATGGGGTTGTCGAAGAACATCGCGTACCGGTTGCAGACGTTGCGAGCGGCAGCGGGTTTATCACAACAAGAAGTCGCGGACCGGGCCGATTTGAGTCTCTCTCTCGTGACGAAGATGGAGCAGGGGCGGAAGGCGGACCCGCGGGCGAGTACGATTTTGGCCCTGTCGGGTGCGCTGGGCGTGCGCCCCGGTCAACTCATTGAAGACCTGACCGAGCCGCCGGAAGGCACGTTCCCGCCCAAGAAAGGGAAGAAGGGGAAAAAGAAAAAGAAGCTCCTCGCGTCCCTCGTTGGTGCGGGGGTAGGGGCCAGTGTGCCGCACGATTCCGACGGTGGAGAGGCACACGCGCCCGAAACGGATAGCGCCGGACCCGGGGACGCTGCCAAGCCGGTGGGGAAGAAGAAAAAGAAGAAGTAA